From one Fusobacterium mortiferum ATCC 9817 genomic stretch:
- a CDS encoding RNA-guided endonuclease TnpB family protein, giving the protein SATISRNGSGKYFISLLCETDIQELPKTNSSVGIDLGIKDMAILSTGEKIENLKFRKQLEDKLKREQRKLSKRLLIAKKENRKLSEAKNYQKQRIKIAKIHEKIMNMRTDFLNKLSTDIIKNHDIICIEDLNTKGLLHNHKLAKSISDVSWASFVNKLEYKAKWYGKEIIKIDKFYPSSQICSVCGYKDGKKTLDVREWTCSVCHTHHDRDINAAKNILTEGLRIKQAV; this is encoded by the coding sequence AATCTGCTACTATCTCGCGTAATGGAAGTGGTAAGTATTTTATCTCTTTGTTATGTGAAACTGATATTCAAGAATTACCAAAAACTAATTCATCAGTAGGAATTGACTTAGGTATTAAAGATATGGCTATTTTATCTACTGGAGAAAAAATTGAAAATCTTAAATTTAGAAAACAATTAGAAGATAAACTAAAAAGAGAACAGAGAAAACTTTCTAAAAGACTTCTAATTGCTAAAAAAGAAAATAGAAAATTAAGCGAAGCTAAAAATTATCAAAAACAAAGAATTAAAATTGCTAAGATACACGAAAAAATTATGAATATGAGAACAGATTTCTTAAATAAGTTAAGTACAGATATTATCAAAAATCACGATATTATCTGTATTGAAGACTTAAATACAAAAGGATTACTTCATAATCATAAATTAGCAAAATCTATATCTGATGTATCTTGGGCTAGTTTTGTAAATAAACTTGAGTATAAAGCGAAATGGTATGGTAAAGAGATAATAAAAATTGATAAATTTTATCCATCAAGTCAAATATGCTCTGTATGTGGTTATAAAGATGGCAAGAAAACTCTTGATGTAAGAGAGTGGACTTGTTCAGTTTGTCATACTCATCACGATAGAGATATAAACGCAGCTAAAAATATATTGACTGAAGGTCTAAGAATAAAACAAGCAGTCTAA
- a CDS encoding [FeFe] hydrogenase, group A encodes MSDKGFILQSSYGSVFSVVEDLEEKVVEQNNEKLVTIAGRVNNPGTIEIPENSTLRDVIGLVGGIKNKKNFKAAQFGLPFGGFLTAGSLDKVIDFSLFPEGVEKNIIILSEEDCIITFAKFYVEFLIAKVKNSEYEQYFQVENEIERIWRILDRISKGKATMRDVYLLRYLSDIIKTKLNQRHNLILESIEQFYDEIEEHIEEHRCPAGECIHLLKFRITEKCIGCTACARVCPVKCIDGKLKEKHTIDTDRCTHCGQCVAACPVGAIFEGDHTLNLLRDLATPRKKVVVQVAPAVRVAIGEAFGFEPGTNVEKKLVGALKKLGVDYVFDTTWAADMTIMEEAAEFQERLERYYKGDDTVKLPILTSCCPAWVKFIEQNYPDMMDVPSTAKSPMEIFSTIAKDIWAKEQGFRREEIASVAIMPCLAKKYEAARPEFSRGDNYDTDYVISTRELIKIFKESGIDLNNVEEMEFDNPLGQYSGAGIIFGRTGGVIEAATRTTVEMITGTHLDNIEFNELRGWDGFRVAELTIGHIELRIGVAHGLEEAAKMLDKIRAGEEFFHAIEIMACKGGCIGGGGQPKALKKQITLEKRAEGLNNIDRGLEIRRSHENPYVKAMYEKYLDYPLSHKAHELLHTKYFPKIK; translated from the coding sequence ATGTCAGACAAAGGATTTATTCTTCAAAGTTCATATGGTTCAGTTTTCTCAGTAGTAGAAGATTTAGAAGAGAAAGTAGTAGAGCAAAATAATGAAAAATTAGTAACAATAGCAGGTAGGGTAAACAACCCAGGAACTATTGAAATTCCAGAAAATTCAACTTTAAGAGATGTAATTGGATTAGTTGGTGGAATTAAAAATAAAAAGAATTTTAAAGCTGCTCAATTTGGACTTCCATTTGGAGGATTTTTAACAGCTGGAAGCTTAGATAAAGTTATAGATTTTTCTCTTTTCCCAGAAGGAGTAGAAAAAAATATAATTATTTTATCAGAAGAGGACTGTATAATTACTTTTGCTAAATTCTATGTAGAGTTTTTAATTGCTAAGGTAAAAAATAGTGAATATGAGCAATATTTCCAAGTAGAAAATGAGATAGAAAGAATTTGGAGAATATTAGATAGAATCTCTAAAGGTAAAGCAACAATGAGAGACGTTTACCTACTAAGATATCTATCAGATATAATCAAGACAAAATTAAACCAAAGACACAACCTAATTTTAGAAAGTATAGAGCAATTCTATGATGAGATAGAGGAGCATATTGAAGAGCATAGATGTCCAGCAGGAGAGTGTATCCATCTATTAAAATTTAGAATTACAGAAAAATGTATTGGATGTACAGCTTGTGCAAGAGTGTGTCCAGTAAAATGTATAGATGGAAAACTAAAAGAGAAGCACACAATAGATACTGACAGATGTACTCACTGTGGACAATGTGTTGCTGCTTGTCCAGTAGGAGCAATATTTGAAGGAGACCATACTTTAAATCTATTAAGAGACTTAGCAACTCCTAGAAAGAAAGTTGTTGTACAAGTAGCTCCAGCAGTAAGAGTAGCTATAGGAGAGGCTTTTGGATTTGAGCCAGGAACAAACGTTGAGAAGAAATTAGTAGGAGCTCTTAAAAAATTAGGAGTAGACTATGTATTTGATACAACTTGGGCAGCTGATATGACAATAATGGAAGAAGCAGCAGAGTTCCAAGAAAGATTAGAGAGATACTATAAAGGGGACGACACAGTAAAACTTCCAATACTAACTTCTTGTTGTCCAGCTTGGGTAAAATTTATCGAGCAAAACTATCCAGATATGATGGATGTACCATCTACAGCTAAATCGCCTATGGAGATATTCTCTACAATAGCGAAAGATATCTGGGCAAAAGAGCAAGGATTTAGAAGAGAAGAGATAGCTTCAGTTGCTATTATGCCTTGTCTTGCTAAAAAATATGAAGCAGCTAGACCAGAGTTCTCAAGAGGAGATAACTATGATACTGACTATGTAATCTCTACTAGAGAGTTAATTAAGATATTTAAAGAATCTGGAATAGATTTAAATAATGTTGAAGAGATGGAATTTGATAATCCATTAGGACAATATTCAGGAGCAGGAATAATCTTCGGAAGAACAGGAGGAGTTATTGAAGCTGCTACTAGAACAACTGTTGAGATGATTACAGGAACTCATTTAGATAACATAGAGTTTAATGAGTTAAGAGGTTGGGATGGATTCAGAGTTGCTGAATTAACAATAGGACATATTGAACTTAGAATTGGAGTTGCTCATGGATTAGAAGAGGCAGCAAAAATGCTAGATAAGATAAGAGCTGGAGAAGAGTTCTTCCATGCTATTGAGATAATGGCATGTAAAGGTGGATGTATCGGTGGTGGAGGACAACCAAAAGCACTGAAAAAACAAATCACTTTAGAGAAGAGAGCAGAAGGATTAAATAATATAGATAGAGGATTAGAGATAAGAAGATCTCATGAAAATCCATATGTAAAAGCTATGTATGAAAAATACTTAGATTATCCATTAAGCCACAAAGCACATGAGCTATTACATACAAAATATTTCCCAAAAATAAAATAA
- a CDS encoding MerR family transcriptional regulator, translating to MNTEAYILTKLSNLSEEDELLAQEIEKRLGPWSTPLDVSKYFKRHITTIYDMIDNNEIYGKKMKGRIRILSRSLVLAFEKNKNYLVKTK from the coding sequence ATGAATACAGAAGCGTATATCTTAACAAAACTAAGCAATTTATCAGAAGAGGATGAATTATTAGCACAAGAGATTGAAAAAAGACTGGGTCCATGGTCAACTCCATTAGATGTGTCAAAGTACTTTAAAAGACATATTACAACAATTTATGACATGATTGACAACAATGAAATATATGGGAAAAAGATGAAGGGAAGAATAAGAATACTTTCTAGAAGTCTGGTATTAGCATTTGAAAAAAATAAGAACTATCTAGTAAAAACTAAATAG
- a CDS encoding YehS family protein — translation MVNNDILRRVRYALNIKDRTMLDIFKYGENPITHEELLNLLKREGEEDFLKCSNRVLEAFLDGLIILKRGKQEPKDGKEYTPVKITKNNINNIILKKLKIALSLKSDDMLQIFKLAGLELSSSELSAVFRKEDHKNYRECGDKYIRNFLKGLTIYYRG, via the coding sequence ATGGTAAACAATGATATATTAAGAAGAGTGAGATACGCTTTAAATATAAAAGATAGAACTATGCTAGATATATTTAAATATGGAGAAAATCCAATTACTCATGAAGAATTATTAAATCTTTTAAAAAGAGAGGGAGAAGAGGACTTCTTAAAATGTAGCAACAGAGTGTTAGAAGCATTTTTAGATGGATTGATTATTTTAAAAAGAGGAAAACAAGAGCCAAAAGATGGTAAAGAGTATACTCCAGTAAAGATAACTAAAAATAATATAAATAATATAATCTTAAAGAAATTAAAAATAGCACTTTCTTTAAAAAGTGATGATATGTTACAAATATTTAAACTTGCAGGATTAGAACTATCTTCTTCTGAATTAAGTGCAGTATTTAGAAAAGAGGACCATAAGAATTATAGAGAGTGTGGAGATAAATATATTAGAAATTTCTTAAAGGGATTAACTATTTATTATAGAGGATAA
- a CDS encoding ATP-binding protein: MKCQYCGKEYVKNEAEGLEYLPEFIRQHIEYIPACDCLEKKRVEEMEKEKRRQEAESIRNRVKRYRDISVMDSRFLKSNFEGADMSGEYMKLALRYAKSFMKKRMDIGIIFYGGVGTGKTFASGCIANYLMSRGKSVLVINLGLYLLKITKEWGEAESELLKVVESCDLLIIDDFGMEKSLEDKNSAWRGEKIYNLIDSRYRCEKPLIITTNLEFSKDESRCEIAKKFSMGGKNRIRDRIVEMCYPVEVKGKSRREIDEKRFFKLLEI, translated from the coding sequence ATGAAATGTCAATATTGTGGGAAGGAGTATGTAAAAAATGAAGCTGAAGGATTAGAATACTTACCAGAATTTATTAGACAGCATATAGAGTATATTCCAGCTTGTGATTGTTTGGAAAAGAAAAGAGTAGAGGAGATGGAAAAGGAAAAGAGAAGACAAGAAGCAGAGTCCATACGAAATAGGGTAAAAAGATATAGGGATATATCTGTAATGGATAGTAGATTTTTAAAGAGCAATTTTGAGGGAGCAGATATGAGTGGAGAGTATATGAAATTAGCTCTTCGTTATGCTAAAAGTTTTATGAAAAAGAGAATGGATATAGGGATAATATTTTATGGGGGAGTAGGTACAGGGAAGACATTTGCTAGTGGATGTATAGCTAATTACCTAATGAGTAGAGGAAAGAGTGTACTTGTGATAAATCTAGGATTATATCTACTAAAAATCACTAAGGAGTGGGGAGAAGCAGAGAGTGAGCTTTTAAAGGTTGTGGAAAGTTGTGATTTGCTGATAATAGATGACTTTGGAATGGAAAAATCCCTTGAGGATAAAAATAGTGCTTGGAGAGGAGAGAAGATATATAATCTCATAGACAGTAGGTATAGATGTGAAAAACCTCTGATTATTACTACAAATTTGGAGTTTAGCAAAGATGAGAGTAGATGTGAGATAGCTAAGAAATTCTCTATGGGAGGAAAAAATAGGATAAGGGATAGGATAGTGGAGATGTGTTATCCTGTGGAAGTAAAGGGAAAGAGTAGAAGAGAGATAGATGAGAAGAGATTTTTTAAGCTACTGGAGATATAA
- a CDS encoding autotransporter outer membrane beta-barrel domain-containing protein — protein MKRELEKSLKRYLKRKIKVTLGLLVTFLITGQVGYSLNLTMDEYNNEQNVIINDNYIKNNENTNYQYILGVIFDSSVEINSKEINIVNNSNGDEVNRKEISTIVVSENSHLKLGNEETENINLKVNTDKGVATGIAMYNLDEADRGGSLEINGKNFTLDVHANGEGSNKSTYGILVGTKPNKDGENCIVDINSENTVINVTNDSGLSYTANALTAWGGGTIRLNSGNVKIDTNKNNVINVKRNSTVEINKYSLDKVIQLDGSIVFECVDPSTDIDSDVIVNLTNSNSYLNGNILVTNLVDGHSGTVDGMRLGLSNGATWSTTEEGSFVNYLTFNGGIINNNWDINNIGNIKGDRDYSMNIDNMTGTGGTIIMDATYNEASDSFSSTTLEIKEKDNNTKLNFAYDGIDADNIAINNAQETEDALNQLAGNIYIENGEVNSTINIDEGLLNGAIVGDLVQGTGGMQVENIRVGSLSNTVMGLRNLATINLLTWRQEFSSFSQRMGELRDSQGNSGVWARVYGGEIEQGSNYDNSYQTYQVGYDKVYDYAGGKLFLGYLFSYTDGNTDYDLGSGENNSIGAGVYGSWLNNSGHYIDVVAKLSRLHNDYDVYSENRMYNSKGDYTNYGVSLGIEYGKRFVTDNKFFIEPSIRMDLGRVANKSYTTSTDVRVEQDTLYTALGSLGAKIGYNLEKGNLYARISGVKEFAGDIDTTYTNKLGQTKTSVDLEDEWVEFGIGGNYKVAENVNLYLDLSKTTEAMVDTNWQANLGFRWEL, from the coding sequence ATGAAAAGGGAATTAGAAAAGAGTCTAAAAAGATATTTGAAAAGAAAAATAAAAGTAACTTTGGGTTTATTAGTGACTTTTTTAATTACTGGACAAGTAGGATATTCGCTTAATCTTACTATGGATGAATATAATAATGAGCAGAATGTAATTATTAATGATAATTATATAAAAAATAATGAAAATACAAATTATCAATATATATTAGGAGTTATATTTGATAGTAGTGTGGAAATAAATAGCAAAGAGATAAATATTGTTAATAATTCCAATGGAGATGAGGTTAATAGAAAGGAAATTTCAACTATTGTAGTAAGTGAAAATTCACATTTAAAACTTGGAAATGAAGAAACAGAAAATATTAATTTAAAAGTTAATACAGATAAAGGTGTAGCTACAGGAATAGCAATGTATAATTTAGATGAAGCAGATAGAGGAGGAAGTTTAGAAATAAATGGAAAGAACTTTACTTTAGATGTTCATGCTAATGGAGAAGGAAGTAATAAATCTACTTATGGTATACTTGTTGGAACTAAACCAAATAAAGATGGAGAAAATTGTATAGTAGACATTAATTCTGAAAATACAGTAATAAACGTTACTAATGATAGTGGATTATCATATACTGCCAATGCTCTTACAGCATGGGGTGGGGGAACAATAAGACTTAACTCTGGAAATGTTAAAATAGATACAAATAAAAATAATGTAATTAATGTTAAAAGAAATTCTACTGTTGAAATAAATAAATATTCTCTCGATAAAGTAATACAATTAGATGGAAGTATTGTTTTTGAATGCGTAGATCCTAGTACAGATATAGATTCTGATGTAATAGTTAATTTAACTAATTCTAATTCATATTTAAACGGGAATATTTTAGTTACTAATCTTGTAGATGGACATTCAGGAACAGTAGATGGAATGAGATTAGGATTAAGTAATGGAGCAACATGGAGCACTACTGAAGAGGGAAGCTTTGTAAATTATCTTACTTTTAATGGTGGTATTATTAATAATAACTGGGATATTAATAATATCGGAAATATAAAGGGAGATAGAGACTATAGTATGAATATAGACAATATGACTGGTACAGGTGGAACTATTATTATGGATGCTACATATAATGAAGCTAGTGATTCATTTTCTTCAACAACTTTAGAGATAAAAGAAAAAGATAATAATACTAAATTAAATTTTGCATATGATGGAATAGATGCTGATAATATAGCTATAAATAATGCTCAAGAAACAGAAGATGCTTTAAATCAACTGGCAGGAAATATCTATATAGAGAATGGAGAGGTAAATAGTACTATTAATATAGATGAAGGACTATTGAATGGAGCTATAGTTGGAGATTTAGTTCAAGGAACTGGTGGAATGCAAGTTGAAAATATAAGAGTAGGTAGTCTAAGTAATACAGTTATGGGATTAAGAAACTTAGCAACTATAAACTTATTAACTTGGAGACAAGAATTTAGCTCATTTAGTCAAAGAATGGGAGAGTTGAGAGATAGTCAAGGAAATTCTGGTGTATGGGCAAGAGTATATGGTGGAGAGATAGAACAAGGTAGCAATTATGATAATAGTTATCAAACATATCAAGTTGGATACGATAAAGTTTATGATTATGCTGGTGGAAAGTTATTCTTAGGTTATTTATTTAGCTATACAGATGGAAATACTGACTATGATTTAGGAAGTGGAGAAAATAATTCCATTGGAGCAGGAGTATATGGATCATGGCTTAATAATTCTGGACACTATATTGATGTTGTAGCTAAATTAAGTCGTTTACACAATGATTATGATGTGTATAGTGAAAATAGAATGTATAATTCTAAAGGAGATTACACTAACTATGGAGTTTCTTTAGGTATTGAATATGGAAAGAGATTTGTTACAGATAATAAGTTCTTCATAGAGCCTAGTATTAGAATGGATTTAGGAAGAGTAGCAAATAAGAGCTATACAACAAGTACTGATGTAAGAGTAGAACAAGATACTTTATACACAGCTTTAGGGTCATTGGGAGCAAAAATAGGATATAATCTAGAGAAAGGTAACCTATATGCAAGAATATCTGGAGTTAAAGAGTTTGCTGGAGATATAGATACAACTTATACAAATAAATTAGGACAAACAAAAACATCAGTAGATTTAGAAGATGAATGGGTAGAATTTGGAATAGGTGGAAATTATAAAGTAGCAGAAAATGTAAATCTTTATTTAGATTTATCTAAAACAACAGAAGCTATGGTAGACACAAACTGGCAAGCTAATTTAGGATTTAGATGGGAATTATAA
- the lgt gene encoding prolipoprotein diacylglyceryl transferase has translation MHPVLFSIGSFEIRFYGLMYAISFFLGIEIAKFMAKERGYDSKIIENYAFVAMLSGLLGGRLYYVFFNWSYYSKYPAEILATWHGGMAIHGGIIGGIIGTFIYGYIKKLNPLTLGDFAAAPLLLGQALGRFGNFMNGEIHGVPVFTPWKVIFSLKPSFYDWYNYYTSLDIFEKLKYKALVPWGLVFPNTSPAGEEFPNIPVHPAMLYELILNFIGFLFIFFYLRKKENKAPGYLWWNYIIIYSIIRIFVSFFRAEDLMLLGFRAPHVVSLLMIIFSVIMIKIGEKK, from the coding sequence ATGCACCCAGTACTTTTTTCTATTGGTAGTTTTGAAATAAGGTTTTATGGTTTGATGTATGCAATATCTTTCTTTTTAGGAATAGAAATAGCAAAGTTTATGGCAAAAGAGAGAGGATACGATAGTAAAATAATAGAAAACTATGCTTTTGTTGCTATGCTTTCTGGACTTTTAGGAGGACGTCTATACTATGTTTTTTTTAATTGGAGTTACTACTCTAAATATCCAGCTGAAATTTTAGCTACTTGGCATGGAGGAATGGCTATTCATGGCGGAATTATTGGTGGAATTATTGGAACATTTATCTACGGATACATTAAAAAACTTAATCCATTGACACTTGGAGATTTTGCTGCTGCTCCCTTACTTTTAGGACAAGCTCTTGGAAGATTTGGAAATTTCATGAACGGAGAGATTCATGGTGTTCCTGTTTTCACTCCTTGGAAAGTTATTTTTTCATTAAAACCAAGTTTCTATGATTGGTATAATTACTATACTTCTCTTGATATTTTTGAAAAATTAAAATATAAAGCTCTTGTTCCATGGGGATTAGTTTTTCCAAATACTTCTCCAGCAGGGGAAGAGTTTCCTAATATACCTGTACATCCAGCTATGCTTTACGAATTAATTTTAAACTTTATAGGTTTTTTATTCATTTTTTTCTATCTGAGAAAAAAAGAGAATAAAGCTCCTGGATATCTATGGTGGAACTATATCATAATATATAGTATTATTAGAATATTTGTTAGTTTTTTTAGAGCTGAGGATTTAATGCTTTTAGGATTTAGAGCTCCTCATGTAGTAAGCTTACTAATGATAATTTTTTCAGTCATTATGATAAAAATCGGAGAAAAAAAATAA
- a CDS encoding helix-turn-helix domain-containing protein, whose protein sequence is MEKPNYFAIMPASVRYDKNLKPMEKIIYSEITALVNSKGYCYATNSYFANLYEVHKKTVAHWISNLTNLGYLKVEMILKKGGKEVEERRIYILERRDKVEGVDDKNIDRDLVEREEKKREEKEFFEVENGKEKNKEKVKILEEEIVEKKTEEEILEGGNKNIPRYEIVPKGMKKWGGWEQNDNHPHHEKVTGNNTSRIIKENNYYIYTYRGEENLPVVREILKKYSELGLPPYEYPPEKNLVMKAYGELGAKGVFKALEIMSKSNFVMEKMCVDTILKVENLKKALNGNFKADVEEKSVELVGKKRESIKKSGDEKKFEESEEGKQWKEEQKRKISELLEKDVEEEDTPELFSVEELFGKR, encoded by the coding sequence ATGGAGAAGCCAAATTATTTTGCAATAATGCCAGCAAGTGTGAGATATGATAAAAATTTAAAACCTATGGAGAAAATAATCTATTCAGAGATAACTGCCTTAGTTAATTCTAAGGGGTATTGCTATGCTACTAACTCTTACTTTGCAAATCTATATGAGGTACATAAAAAAACTGTGGCTCATTGGATAAGTAACCTTACAAACTTAGGATATTTGAAAGTAGAAATGATATTGAAGAAGGGAGGAAAAGAGGTAGAAGAGAGAAGAATCTATATATTGGAAAGAAGAGATAAGGTAGAAGGAGTAGATGATAAAAATATTGATAGAGATTTAGTAGAGAGAGAAGAAAAAAAGAGAGAAGAAAAAGAATTTTTTGAGGTGGAGAATGGAAAAGAGAAAAATAAAGAGAAAGTAAAAATACTTGAAGAAGAAATAGTAGAAAAAAAGACAGAGGAAGAGATTTTAGAAGGTGGGAATAAAAATATACCTAGGTACGAAATTGTTCCAAAAGGAATGAAAAAATGGGGAGGGTGGGAACAAAATGATAACCACCCCCACCATGAAAAAGTAACAGGGAATAATACAAGTAGAATAATAAAAGAGAATAATTATTATATATATACATATAGGGGAGAGGAAAATCTTCCTGTTGTAAGAGAGATTTTGAAAAAGTATAGTGAGCTAGGATTACCACCATATGAATATCCACCAGAGAAGAATCTAGTGATGAAAGCCTATGGAGAATTAGGAGCAAAGGGAGTATTTAAAGCTTTAGAGATAATGTCAAAATCTAATTTTGTTATGGAGAAGATGTGTGTAGATACAATTTTAAAAGTGGAGAATCTAAAGAAAGCTCTCAATGGGAACTTTAAAGCTGATGTAGAGGAAAAAAGTGTTGAGCTAGTAGGTAAAAAGAGAGAAAGCATTAAGAAATCAGGAGATGAGAAAAAGTTTGAAGAGAGTGAAGAGGGTAAGCAGTGGAAAGAGGAGCAGAAGAGAAAGATATCTGAACTTTTAGAAAAAGATGTAGAAGAGGAAGATACACCAGAACTGTTTAGTGTAGAGGAATTATTTGGAAAGAGATAG
- a CDS encoding FprA family A-type flavoprotein, whose product MYFCTEIANGVTWIGVNDRKTERFENYIPLPYGVTYNSYFIDDEKTCVIDAVELGSASTFLDKIVECLDGRKLDYIVINHVEPDHSSGLKEVIRTFPTVKIVGNAKTLGMLQAFSPDFPVENFVTIKEGDILELGNHKLTFAMIPMVHWPESMVTYDLTDKILFSNDAFGSFGALDGGIFDDQVNFEFYQSEMRRYYSNIVGKYGPQVLNAIKKLGGLEIKFICPSHGLIWRKDIAKVVSLYETWAKLEPETEGVVIVYGSMYGNTAKMAEIIGRKLNCCGIKEVKIYDASKTDLSFIISEIWKYKGLIIGSCAHNNSVYPKIQPLLHKLENYGLKNRYVGIFGSMMWSGGGVRGIQCFADALKGVEVVGEAVEVKGTPKAEDVTRLEAIAEEMAAKLIAERI is encoded by the coding sequence ATGTATTTTTGTACAGAGATTGCAAATGGTGTAACTTGGATAGGTGTTAATGACAGAAAAACAGAAAGATTTGAAAACTACATACCATTACCTTATGGAGTAACTTACAATTCATATTTTATTGATGATGAGAAAACTTGTGTAATTGATGCTGTAGAATTAGGAAGCGCTTCTACATTCTTAGATAAGATAGTAGAGTGCTTAGATGGAAGAAAATTAGACTACATAGTAATAAACCATGTAGAGCCAGACCATTCAAGTGGATTAAAAGAAGTTATCAGAACATTCCCAACTGTAAAAATTGTAGGAAATGCTAAAACTTTAGGAATGTTACAAGCTTTTTCACCTGATTTTCCAGTTGAAAACTTTGTAACAATAAAAGAAGGAGATATTTTAGAATTAGGAAACCATAAATTAACTTTTGCTATGATACCAATGGTACATTGGCCAGAATCAATGGTAACTTATGATTTAACTGATAAAATATTATTTTCAAATGATGCTTTCGGAAGTTTTGGAGCATTAGATGGAGGAATATTTGATGACCAAGTAAATTTTGAGTTTTATCAAAGTGAAATGAGAAGATACTACTCTAATATAGTTGGAAAATATGGACCACAAGTATTAAATGCTATAAAAAAATTAGGTGGTTTAGAGATAAAATTCATATGTCCTTCTCACGGATTAATTTGGAGAAAAGATATTGCTAAAGTTGTATCATTATATGAAACTTGGGCAAAATTAGAGCCAGAAACAGAAGGAGTAGTAATAGTATACGGAAGTATGTATGGAAATACTGCTAAGATGGCTGAGATTATAGGAAGAAAATTAAATTGTTGTGGAATAAAAGAGGTAAAAATTTATGATGCTTCTAAAACAGATTTAAGCTTTATAATCAGTGAAATATGGAAGTATAAGGGATTAATTATAGGTTCTTGTGCACATAATAACTCTGTATATCCAAAAATTCAACCATTATTACATAAACTAGAAAATTATGGATTAAAAAATAGATATGTTGGAATATTTGGAAGCATGATGTGGAGTGGTGGAGGAGTAAGAGGAATCCAATGCTTTGCTGATGCATTAAAAGGTGTAGAAGTAGTTGGAGAAGCTGTAGAAGTAAAAGGAACTCCAAAAGCTGAAGATGTTACAAGATTAGAAGCTATTGCTGAAGAGATGGCAGCAAAATTAATAGCTGAAAGAATATAG
- a CDS encoding M15 family metallopeptidase domain-containing protein: MNKASVRSKKKLEGVDSRLVLLVGYALAISPVDFFVNEGVRSEKKQKEYYKQGKSKCDGVVNRSKHQDGKAIDVYYVGWESDDSLTDDRWYILIESFKKAGKMLGLKLEFGYDWGWDNPHIELR, from the coding sequence ATGAATAAGGCAAGTGTAAGGAGTAAGAAAAAATTAGAGGGAGTAGATAGTAGGTTAGTACTGTTGGTAGGATATGCTTTGGCAATATCTCCAGTGGATTTTTTTGTAAATGAGGGGGTAAGAAGTGAGAAAAAACAAAAGGAGTACTATAAGCAGGGAAAAAGTAAATGTGATGGGGTAGTAAATAGAAGTAAACATCAAGATGGAAAAGCAATAGATGTGTATTATGTAGGCTGGGAGAGTGATGATAGCTTAACAGATGACAGATGGTATATTTTGATAGAGAGTTTTAAAAAGGCTGGAAAGATGTTGGGATTGAAGTTAGAGTTTGGATATGACTGGGGTTGGGACAACCCACATATAGAGTTGAGGTGA
- a CDS encoding transposase — protein MELDSNCHSVFLLYYHLVLVVKYRRNVFDDTISEFAKDMFVRIGVPYHITLVQWNHD, from the coding sequence ATGGAATTAGATAGTAATTGTCATTCAGTATTTTTGCTGTATTATCACTTAGTTCTTGTAGTAAAATATAGAAGAAATGTATTTGATGACACAATTTCTGAATTTGCTAAAGATATGTTTGTAAGAATTGGAGTTCCGTATCATATAACTTTAGTACAATGGAATCACGATAA